The proteins below come from a single Megalops cyprinoides isolate fMegCyp1 chromosome 5, fMegCyp1.pri, whole genome shotgun sequence genomic window:
- the LOC118778195 gene encoding neuropeptide FF receptor 2-like: protein MIVSSLTHNITYVVFYLHEPTVAAIFIISYLLIFLVCMVGNGVVCFIVLRSKNMRTVTNVFILNLAISDLLVGIFCMPTTLVDNIITGWPFGSLVCKMSGMVQGISVSASVFTLVAIAVDRFRCIVYPFKQKLTLSTSTLIIVIIWVLAISIMCPSGVMLQVTKEQNVRILLGEGNETNPFYWCRENWPNQEMRKIYTTVLFANIYLAPLTLIVIMYARIGITLFKTAMPTGEKRSQETRQTVSKKKKRVIKMLLIVALLFIVSWLPLWTLMMLSDYASLTEHQYRVINIYIYPFAHWLAFFNSSVNPIIYGFFNENFRRGFQAAFKFQLCSADAQRRKTYSHRVQGNAVLPANLQHSKGPSPLNINSLENNQSTRNSNLNEQDLIMEDLEKVVYDL, encoded by the exons ATGATTGTCAGCTCTCTGACG CACAATATCACTTACGTGGTGTTTTACCTGCATGAGCCCACTGTGGCCGCCATCTTCATCATCTCCTACTTGCTCATTTTCCTGGTGTGCATGGTTGGCAACGGGGTCGTCTGTTTCATTGTGCTACGGAGCAAGAACATGCGCACCGTCACCAACGTGTTCATACTGAACCTGGCCATCAGCGATCTTCTCGTGGGAATATTCTGCATGCCTACAACTCTTGTGGATAATATAATTACAG GATGGCCATTCGGAAGTTTGGTGTGCAAAATGAGCGGGATGGTCCAAGGAATCTCAGTCTCCGCATCTGTCTTCACTCTGGTTGCAATCGCTGTTGACAG GTTTCGATGCATCGTTTACCCTTTCAAGCAAAAGCTGACATTATCGACATCTACGCTGATCATTGTCATCATCTGGGTCCTGGCCATTTCGATCATGTGTCCGTCTGGCGTCATGCTGCAAGTCACCAAGGAGCAGAATGTGCGGATACTCCTTGGTGAGGGCAATGAAACAAACCCTTTCTACTGGTGCCGGGAAAACTGGCCAAACCAAGAGATGCGAAAGATCTACACTACTGTCCTGTTTGCCAACATCTACCTTGCCCCTCTCACCCTGATCGTGATCATGTACGCCCGGATCGGCATCACCCTGTTCAAAACAGCGATGCCCACAGGGGAGAAGCGCAGTCAGGAGACTCGCCAGACTGTGTCCAAGAAGAAAAAACGGGTCATAAAGATGCTGCTCATTGTTGCATTGCTTTTCATCGTCTCCTGGTTGCCGCTGTGGACCCTGATGATGCTCAGTGACTATGCCAGCCTCACTGAGCACCAGTACAGAGTcattaacatttacatctaCCCTTTTGCCCACTGGCTGGCCTTCTTCAACAGCAGCGTCAATCCCATCATCTATGGCTTCTTCAACGAGAACTTCCGCAGAGGCTTCCAGGCAGCCTTTAAGTTCCAGCTGTGCTCGGCGGACGCGCAGCGCAGAAAGACGTACTCGCACAGGGTCCAGGGGAACGCTGTTCTTCCCGCCAACCTGCAGCACTCCAAAGGGCCATCGCCCCTAAACATTAACAGCCTGGAGAACAACCAGTCCACACGGAACAGCAACTTGAATGAGCAAGACTTAATAATGGAGGACCTTGAAAAG